From Ictidomys tridecemlineatus isolate mIctTri1 chromosome 2, mIctTri1.hap1, whole genome shotgun sequence, the proteins below share one genomic window:
- the LOC101963399 gene encoding olfactory receptor 7E178 has protein sequence MYLVTVLGNLLIILAVSSDPHLHTPMYFFLSNLSLADIGFISTTVPEMLVNIQTHSGVISFVGCLTQMSLFILFLCMDDLLLTLMAYDRFVAICHPLHYAVIMNPRLCVRLVLVSFLFGLLDSQVHNLITIHFSYFENVDIANFFCDPSQVLGLACSDTFTVNILMYFVGAIYGFLPLIGIIFSYYKIISSILRIPSSGGKYKAFSTCGSHLSVVCLFYGTGIGVYLFSNKSSSTKKGTVASVMYTVVTPMLNPFIYSLNNKDIKSALWRLHRRAV, from the coding sequence atgtacctggtcacagtgcttgggaacctgctcatcatcctggctgtcagctctgacccccacctccacacccccatgtacttcttcctctccaacctgtccttggcTGACATTGGTTTCATCTCCACCACGGTCCCAGAGATGCTGGTGAACATTCAAACTCATAGCGGAGTCATCTCCTTCGTGGGATGCCTGACTCAGATGTCCCTTTTTATCCTTTTTCTATGCATGGATGATCTGCTTCTGACTctgatggcctatgaccggttTGTAGCCATCTGTCACCCCCTCCATTATGCAGTCATCATGAACCCTCGCCTCTGTGTCAGATTAGTTTTGGTGTCTTTCTTGTTTGGCCTTTTGGACTCCCAAGTGCACAATTTGATCACCATACACTTTTCCTACTTTGAGAACGTGGACATCGCTAACTTCTTCTGTGATCCTTCTCAGGTCCTTGGTCTTGCCTGTTCTGATACCTTTACTGTAAATATACTCATGTATTTTGTTGGTGCCATCTATGGTTTCCTTCCTCTCATAGGGATAATTTTTTCTTACTACAAAATTATTTCCTCCATTCTGAGGATCCCATCCTCAGGTGGAaagtacaaagccttctccacctgtggctcTCACCTCTCAGTAGTTTGCTTATTTTATGGAACTGGCataggagtgtaccttttttccaaTAAGTCATCTTCCACCAAAAAAGGTACAGTGGCCTCAgtgatgtacactgtggtcacccccatgctgaaccccttcatctacagcctAAATAACAAGGACATTAAAAGTGCCCTGTGGAGGCTGCACAGGAGAGCAGTGTGA
- the LOC101963685 gene encoding olfactory receptor 7E24: MTQQRPSITQCPSNINPPNLTSVSKFHLLGLSEDPDLQPILFGLFLCMYLVTVLGNLLIILAVSSDPHLHTPMYFFLSNLSLADIGFISTTVPEMLVNIQTHSRAISYVGCLTQMSLFIIFVCMDDMLLSVMAYDRFVAICHPLHYPDIMNPSLCAFLVLVSFLVSLLDSQIHNLIALQFTYFKDVEISNYFCHPSQVLNLACFDSFNRNIVIYFIGAIFGFLPVSGILLSYSKILSSILKIPSSGGKYKAFSTCGSHLAVVCLFYGTGIVEYLGSVMSHSPQNSVVASMMYTVVTPMLNPFIYSLRNRDIKTSLSKLHRRIA, encoded by the exons ATGACCCAGCAGAGACCCAGCATCACCCA GTGTCCAAGCAACATAAACCCCCCAAACCTAACATCTGTATCAAAATTCCATCTCTTGGGACTCTCAGAGGACCCAGACCTGCAGCCCATCCTCTTTGGACTGTTCCTGTGCATGTACCTGGTTACAgtgctggggaacctgctcatcatcctggctgtcagctctgacccccacctccacacccccatgtacttcttcctctccaacctgtccttggcTGACATTGGCTTCATCTCCACCACGGTCCCCGAGATGCTTGTGAACATCCAAACTCACAGCAGAGCCATCTCCTACGTGGGCTGCCTGACTCAGATGTCTCTTTTCATCATTTTTGTCTGCATGGATGACATGCTTCTGAgtgtgatggcctatgaccggtttgtggccatctgtcaccccctgCACTATCCAGATATCATGAACCCATCCCTCTGTGCCTTCCTGGTTTTGGTGTCATTTTTAGTTAGCCTTTTGGACTCCCAGATACACAATTTAATTGCATTACAGTTTACCTATTTCAAGGATGTGGAAATTTCCAATTACTTCTGTCACCCTTCTCAAGTTCTTAATCTTGCCTGTTTTGATTCCTTTAACAGAAAcatagtcatttattttattggtgccaTATTTGGCTTTCTTCCTGTCTCGGGAATCCTTCTCTCTTACTCTAAGATATTATCATCAATTCTGAAAATCCCATCCTCAGGCGGGaagtacaaagccttctccacctgtgggtctcacctgGCAGTTGTTTGTCTATTTTATGGAACAGGAATTGTAGAGTACCTTGGTTCAGTTATGTCACATTCTCCCCAAAACAGTGTGGTGGCATCAAtgatgtacactgtggtcacccccatgctgaaccccttcatctacagcctgaggaacagggacatTAAAACTTCCCTGAGTAAATTGCACAGGAGAATAGCTTAA